One window from the genome of Hyalangium gracile encodes:
- a CDS encoding PaxA encodes MFAQQLAPPPSRFAGFTVLSVVLHVVVIAALVLWAKPGNEQQEKEVKVTFMAALPPPPPPPPPPPPPPAARVTPKTTPKVTPKPKEIVVPKEVKPIEPPKDEPPPEPEPEPEPAAVEGGQEGGVEGGVIGGVVGGVVGSTGTVAEPVKPKNVPPFVIQRDVVRQVPPKLSEVFKQAHRNSGTLLGMYKICVGTDGKVYDVIPVKAVPGADQDIISGIKDGWEYKPQKVPVCFLYNIPITVQ; translated from the coding sequence ATGTTCGCGCAGCAACTCGCTCCTCCCCCCTCGCGCTTCGCTGGCTTCACGGTCCTCTCCGTGGTGCTCCATGTCGTCGTCATCGCGGCGCTCGTTCTCTGGGCCAAGCCGGGCAACGAGCAGCAGGAGAAGGAGGTGAAGGTCACCTTCATGGCGGCGCTGCCCCCGCCGCCGCCTCCCCCGCCGCCGCCTCCCCCGCCGCCCGCGGCCCGCGTCACTCCGAAGACGACTCCCAAGGTCACCCCGAAGCCGAAGGAGATCGTGGTGCCCAAGGAGGTGAAGCCCATCGAGCCTCCCAAGGATGAGCCGCCACCGGAGCCGGAGCCGGAGCCCGAGCCCGCGGCGGTGGAGGGCGGTCAGGAAGGCGGCGTGGAGGGCGGAGTGATCGGCGGGGTGGTGGGTGGCGTGGTGGGGAGCACGGGGACGGTGGCCGAGCCGGTGAAGCCGAAGAACGTGCCGCCGTTCGTCATCCAGCGAGACGTGGTGCGGCAGGTGCCGCCGAAGCTGTCCGAGGTGTTCAAGCAGGCGCACCGCAACAGCGGCACCCTCCTGGGCATGTACAAGATCTGCGTGGGCACTGACGGCAAGGTCTACGACGTCATCCCGGTGAAGGCGGTGCCGGGCGCGGACCAGGACATCATCAGCGGCATCAAGGACGGCTGGGAGTACAAGCCGCAGAAGGTGCCGGTGTGCTTCCTCTACAACATCCCCATCACCGTGCAGTGA